The following are encoded together in the Candidatus Kapaibacterium thiocyanatum genome:
- a CDS encoding dipeptide/oligopeptide/nickel ABC transporter ATP-binding protein produces MTQEPLVEVRDLKTYFNIEGNWAKAVDGVSFDVFKGEVLGIVGESGSGKSVTALSLMKLIPDPPGRIMGGEIKYKGMDIVKLSYQDMYKIRGKEIAMIFQEPMTSLNPVFRVGMQIAEVLQAHEKLSAKEARLRAIEMLRAVGIPDPEKRINDYPHQFSGGMRQRVMIAIALACNPAVLIADEPTTALDVTIQAQILELMLELKTRRKEAAIVLITHDLAVVAELCHRVIVMYGGKIQEVATVQDLFDSPLHPYTKGLLNSIPRPEKERSKHQRLQAIPGNVPSIQNLPVGCKFCTRCEVKIAKCDTEEPPLREIVPGHSVRCHLVEPAGVSA; encoded by the coding sequence ATGACACAGGAACCACTCGTCGAGGTCCGCGACCTCAAGACCTACTTCAATATCGAAGGCAACTGGGCGAAGGCCGTCGACGGCGTTTCGTTCGATGTCTTCAAGGGTGAAGTGCTCGGCATCGTGGGCGAATCGGGCTCCGGCAAGTCCGTTACGGCCCTGTCGCTCATGAAGCTGATTCCGGATCCTCCGGGACGCATCATGGGCGGTGAGATCAAGTACAAGGGCATGGACATCGTCAAGCTGTCCTATCAGGACATGTACAAGATCCGCGGCAAGGAGATCGCCATGATCTTCCAGGAGCCGATGACGTCGCTGAATCCCGTCTTCCGTGTCGGTATGCAGATCGCCGAAGTATTGCAGGCTCACGAGAAGCTGTCGGCGAAGGAAGCGCGCCTGCGCGCCATCGAGATGCTGCGTGCAGTGGGCATCCCCGATCCCGAGAAGCGTATCAACGACTATCCGCACCAGTTCTCCGGCGGTATGCGCCAGCGCGTGATGATCGCCATCGCCCTCGCATGCAATCCGGCCGTGCTGATCGCCGACGAGCCGACGACCGCACTCGACGTGACCATCCAGGCACAGATCCTGGAGCTGATGCTCGAACTCAAGACCCGCCGCAAGGAAGCGGCCATCGTGCTGATCACGCATGATCTTGCCGTGGTCGCCGAACTGTGCCATCGCGTCATCGTCATGTACGGCGGCAAGATCCAGGAAGTGGCGACGGTCCAGGACCTCTTCGACTCGCCGCTCCATCCATATACGAAGGGGCTGCTGAACTCCATTCCGCGTCCCGAGAAGGAACGTTCCAAGCACCAGCGTCTGCAGGCCATTCCAGGCAACGTCCCGAGTATCCAGAACCTTCCTGTCGGCTGCAAATTCTGCACGCGATGCGAAGTGAAGATCGCCAAGTGCGATACGGAAGAACCGCCGTTGCGTGAAATCGTCCCCGGCCATTCCGTCCGTTGCCATCTCGTAGAGCCTGCCGGAGTATCAGCATGA
- a CDS encoding peptide ABC transporter substrate-binding protein — protein sequence MSKPLLEIKDLKVYFPVFGGVFQRRVADVKAVDGISFTINRGETLGLVGESGCGKTTVGRAIVNVLRHVSPDVTLGGEINYFAEDGTKTNLLELREKDLKSFRQKIQMIFQDPYSSLNSRLSVRQIVGEPLELHKASSMSSKQIDDKVAWLLEKVGLQPEYAARFPHEFSGGQRQRIGIARALATNPDLIVCDEPVSALDVSVQAQVVNLMDDLQKEFGLSYLFIAHDLSVVYHISQRIAVMYLGSMVEIGSADDVYFDPTHPYTRALISAVPEPDPHRKDKQRIMLEGDIPTPLNKPSGCSFRTRCPIARPDCANAVPPMQSKKSGAIVACPYVE from the coding sequence ATGAGCAAGCCGTTGCTTGAAATCAAGGACCTGAAAGTCTACTTCCCGGTATTCGGCGGTGTGTTCCAGCGCCGCGTGGCGGACGTCAAGGCGGTCGACGGCATCAGCTTCACGATCAATCGTGGTGAGACGCTCGGTCTGGTAGGGGAATCCGGTTGCGGCAAGACGACCGTCGGCCGCGCCATCGTCAATGTCCTTCGTCATGTGTCGCCGGACGTCACGCTCGGCGGCGAGATCAACTACTTCGCGGAAGACGGCACGAAGACGAACCTCCTGGAGCTGCGCGAGAAGGATCTGAAGTCCTTCAGGCAGAAGATCCAGATGATATTCCAGGATCCGTACTCGTCGCTCAACTCGCGTCTGTCCGTGCGCCAGATCGTGGGTGAGCCCCTCGAACTGCACAAGGCTTCGTCGATGTCGTCGAAGCAGATCGACGACAAGGTCGCATGGCTACTCGAGAAGGTAGGACTCCAACCCGAATACGCAGCACGCTTCCCGCATGAATTCTCCGGCGGACAACGCCAGCGTATCGGCATCGCACGTGCCCTGGCCACCAATCCCGACCTGATCGTCTGTGACGAACCGGTATCAGCTCTCGACGTGTCGGTGCAGGCCCAGGTCGTCAATCTCATGGACGACCTGCAGAAGGAATTCGGCCTGTCCTATCTCTTCATCGCTCACGACCTCTCCGTCGTCTACCACATCTCCCAGCGTATCGCCGTGATGTACCTCGGTAGCATGGTGGAGATCGGTTCGGCTGACGACGTCTATTTCGACCCGACGCATCCGTATACACGAGCACTCATCTCCGCAGTACCGGAGCCCGATCCGCATCGCAAGGACAAGCAACGCATCATGCTCGAAGGGGACATTCCGACACCGCTCAACAAACCGAGCGGTTGCAGCTTCCGGACGCGTTGTCCGATCGCAAGACCGGACTGCGCGAATGCGGTGCCTCCAATGCAGTCCAAGAAGAGCGGAGCGATCGTCGCCTGTCCATACGTGGAGTGA
- a CDS encoding preprotein translocase subunit SecG, translating into MEIFLVILCVIMSIFLIGAVLIQPGKADMVSGMGGLGGQMNNLFGVRQGRNVLQNVTIGLAVAIMLLSIVINKVFLPTGTAERAPVTQGAEMPVAVPSAPAPGQQPQQQQPQQQQPAQQGK; encoded by the coding sequence ATGGAAATCTTCCTCGTCATCCTCTGCGTGATCATGTCGATCTTCCTCATCGGCGCGGTGCTGATCCAACCCGGCAAAGCCGACATGGTCTCCGGTATGGGTGGCCTCGGTGGTCAGATGAACAACCTGTTCGGCGTTCGACAAGGCCGTAACGTTCTCCAGAACGTCACGATCGGTCTCGCCGTCGCCATCATGCTGCTGTCCATCGTCATCAACAAGGTCTTCCTGCCCACGGGTACTGCCGAACGCGCACCTGTCACGCAGGGTGCCGAAATGCCCGTCGCCGTACCGAGCGCTCCCGCTCCCGGTCAGCAACCGCAACAACAGCAGCCCCAGCAGCAGCAACCCGCACAACAAGGCAAGTGA